One Thermicanus aegyptius DSM 12793 DNA segment encodes these proteins:
- the acpS gene encoding holo-ACP synthase yields MIIGIGTDMVEIERVRGVIHRNKRFLDRILTVGELAFLPSSAERRAEYVAGRFAAKEAFAKAMGTGIGGSLSWKDLSVIAGEHGKPMILLQSRRFQEGEWTRRKIHVSITHERSMALAFVIIEE; encoded by the coding sequence ATGATCATAGGGATAGGTACCGATATGGTAGAGATTGAAAGAGTTCGTGGTGTGATCCACCGGAATAAGAGATTTCTCGACCGAATCTTGACGGTAGGTGAGCTCGCCTTTCTTCCCTCTTCGGCGGAGAGAAGGGCGGAGTATGTAGCCGGACGATTTGCTGCCAAGGAAGCTTTCGCCAAGGCGATGGGGACAGGCATCGGTGGATCCCTCTCATGGAAAGATCTCTCGGTCATTGCAGGGGAGCATGGAAAACCCATGATCCTCCTACAATCCCGCCGCTTTCAGGAGGGAGAGTGGACGAGGCGAAAAATCCATGTAAGCATCACCCATGAAAGAAGCATGGCCCTCGCCTTCGTCATCATCGAAGAATAA